In Cryptomeria japonica chromosome 10, Sugi_1.0, whole genome shotgun sequence, a genomic segment contains:
- the LOC131033263 gene encoding protein NUCLEAR FUSION DEFECTIVE 4, translating to MEGALGTVIGGLRNRWMMAVSSFFILSFAGSTYIFGMYSQTIKVNLDYDQEVIDMLAFFKDLGLNVGIIAGLINELSCPWVVLGIGSVMNSSGYMMIWLSVTGRIARPAKWQMYLYQLIGGSSMTFINTAVIVTCVKNFPRGRGLVIGLLKGFVGLSGAIITQIYLAANVDNPSFLILLAATLPTTVVLIFMVFIRPIEGSPKEKNEIKNFYVFLVMALVLAGFLMVFILLENRLHLPLAVIRIFAVITILTIFVPLLVVIRSQLQKIKSNEATTLSDVEKSKKHEFCKEMTSYAASSQGLDSSTDYNRKDPPMEENLKSQKKWPVRGQDHTVFQALMSIDFWILFLATTCGLGSTITAIDNMGQIGKSLQYPKESISTFVSLLSIWNFLGRVGSGSISEILMQKYSIPRPFLLSLVLAIACVGHLLIAFGLPGSIYVASILIGMCFGAQWPLMFSIISELFGLRHFAILYNIGQSSSPLGAYLFSVRVAGYLYDRRAKAENVGRNNALDELMCVGRKCFCTTFLIMAALSMVGCAIAGLLVYRTNQFYKQDIYGKFSVESKEDEKDASHLPCSTEISTITSKST from the exons ATGGAAGGTGCACTAGGAACTGTCATAGGGGGCTTAAGAAACCGATGGATGATGGCAGTGTCATCCTTTTTCATCCTGTCATTTGCTGGATCAACTTACATATTTGGTATGTACTCACAGACCATCAAAGTAAACCTTGATTATGACCAAGAAGTCATAGACATGCTGGCCTTTTTCAAGGACTTGGGGTTAAACGTAGGGATCATTGCAGGACTGATTAATGAACTTTCTTGTCCATGGGTGGTCCTAGGAATAGGTTCAGTTATGAACAGTAGTGGCTATATGATGATTTGGCTGTCTGTGACAGGAAGAATAGCCAGGCCAGCAAAGTGGCAAATGTACTTATATCAGTTGATAGGGGGAAGCTCCATGACGTTTATAAACACTGCTGTGATTGTGACTTGTGTGAAGAATTTCCCTAGGGGTAGAGGGCTGGTTATTGGGTTGTTAAAGGGTTTTGTAGGTCTGAGTGGAGCAATCATTACTCAGATATACCTGGCTGCCAATGTAGACAACCCTAGCTTTCTCATACTTCTAGCTGCTACTCTCCCTACTACTGTTGTGCTTATCTTCATGGTTTTCATTAGGCCCATAGAAGGGTCTCCGAAGGAGAAGAATGAGATTAAGaatttctatgtttttcttgtcATGGCACTGGTGTTGGcgggcttccttatggtgttcattTTACTTGAAAACAGGCTGCATCTTCCACTTGCTGTGATTCGAATCTTCGCTGTGATAACAATTCTGACCATCTTTGTGCCACTGTTGGTGGTTATACGCTCACAACTTCAAAAGATAAAGTCCAATGAAGCAACGACATTGTCAGATGTAGAGAAATCTAAGAAACATGAATTCTGCAAGGAGATGACAAGTTATGCAGCCAGTAGTCAAGGTTTAGACTCTTCAACTG ATTATAATAGAAAAGATCCACCAATGGAGGAGAATCTCAAATCCCAAAAGAAATGGCCTGTGAGAGGTCAAGATCACACAGTTTTTCAAGCACTGATGAGCATAGACTTCTGGATTCTGTTCTTGGCAACAACATGTGGCCTGGGTTCTACAATCACTGCAATAGACAACATGGGACAAATTGGAAAATCCCTGCAATACCCAAAAGAAAGCATTAGCACTTTTGTTTCCCTGCTTAGCATATGGAACTTTTTAGGGCGAGTTGGATCAGGCTCTATCTCAGAAATACTTATGCAAAAGTACTCTATTCCAAGGCCTTTCCTGCTAAGCCTGGTTCTGGCGATTGCCTGTGTGGGTCATCTCCTCATTGCTTTTGGACTTCCAGGCTCAATCTATGTGGCCTCCATTCTCATTGGAATGTGCTTTGGTGCACAGTGGCCTCTCATGTTCTCCATCATTTCTGAACTGTTTGGGCTTCGTCACTTTGCTATTCTGTACAATATAGGGCAAAGTTCTAGCCCTCTGGGAGCCTACCTGTTTTCTGTCAGGGTTGCAGGGTACCTCTATGACAGACGTGCAAAAGCAGAAAATGTGGGGAGGAATAATGCCCTAGATGAGCTCATGTGTGTTGGGAGAAAGTGCTTCTGCACGACCTTTTTGATAATGGCAGCACTTAGCATGGTTGGGTGTGCAATAGCTGGTCTTCTTGTCTACAGAACAAACCAATTCTACAAGCaagacatttatggaaaatttagtGTCGAAAGTAAGGAAGATGAAAAAGACGCCTCACACCTACCTTGCAGCACTGAAATTTCCACAATAACAAGCAAGAGCACCTGA